One window of the Penaeus vannamei isolate JL-2024 chromosome 31, ASM4276789v1, whole genome shotgun sequence genome contains the following:
- the LOC113806522 gene encoding solute carrier family 53 member 1 isoform X2, translating to MKFAEHLAAHITPEWRKQYISYEEMKAMLYAAVEQAPSPEVTEAEVITRYYARFDEQFFRVCDKELAKINTFFSEKMAEATRKYTTLKSDLQASKEQHGDGLRNRKGFTFLPKLNVPARKMQDLKLAFSEFYLSLILLQNYQNLNFTGFRKILKKHDKLMATTNGAKWREDNVDCSTFNTNKDIDKLIQEVEGTFTSELEQGDRGKAMKRLRVPPLGEAQSPWTTFKVGLFFGAFIVLVVSVILSGIFHWDNHNIQIVLRLFRAPLMFILFLFLIGINIYGWRSSGVNHVLIFEIDPRNHLTEQHLMEIAAIFGVIWALSVLGFLYAHALSIPPYTVPLALLCFMVLFLLNPSRTFHHEARFWLLKKLGRVVCAPFFFVQFADFWLGDQLNTLVQVLKDFEYSLCFYMQGIDWTDTSKPVDDAVCIDKTTVVRSIVACLPAWWRFAQCLRRYRDTREMFPHLVNAFKYSTTFFVVTFTSLTHVYRDQYLDSINNPFFYMLVGSMVFSSCFVFWWDMVMDWGLFDKNAGEYKFLREELVYSSPYYYYFGIVEDFILRFSWTFSLTLTELKIANSEIIVSILAPLEVFRRFIWNFFRLENEHINNCGKFRAVRDISVIPMDASDQAQIVKMMDEAEGVVNRKKKKAGSKPHGGGGGTLPYPAKEEEAAAALIAQYAR from the exons ATGAAGTTCGCAGAGCACTTAGCAGCACACATCACTCCAGAATGGAGAAAACAGTACATCAGTTACGAGGAGATGAAG GCCATGTTATATGCAGCAGTGGAACAGGCACCATCACCAGAGGTCACAGAAGCAGAAGTTATAACAAGATACTATGCAAGATTTGATGAGCAGTTTTTCAGAGTATGTGATAAGGAACTTGCCAAAATCAATACCTTTTTCTCAG AAAAAATGGCAGAGGCTACCAGAAAATATACAACACTTAAATCAGACCTCCAGGCCTCGAAAGAGCAACATGGAGATGGCCTCAGGAACCGCAAAGGTTTCACTTTCCTTCCCAAGCTAAATGTCCCAGCAAGAAAGATGCAGGACCTGAAACTAGCCTTCTCCGAGTTCTACCTGAGTCTCATCCTCCTCCAGAACTACCAGAATTTAAATTTCACCGGCTTTAGGAAGATCTTGAAAAAACATGACAAG CTTATGGCCACAACTAATGGTGCCAAGTGGAGGGAAGACAATGTTGACTGCTCTACATtcaatacaaataaagatatcgATAAACTAATTCAGGAG GTTGAAGGAACTTTTACATCAGAGCTGGAGCAGGGAGATCGTGGCAAGGCAATGAAGAGACTGCGAGTCCCTCCATTAGGAGAAGCTCAGAGCCCATGGACAACATTTAAAGTTGGGCTTTTCTTTGGAGCCTTCATTGTACTTGTTGTGTCAGTCATTCTTTCAG GAATCTTCCACTGGGACAACCACAACATCCAAATTGTGCTGCGGTTATTCAGAGCGCCATTAATGTtcatcttgttcctcttccttattGGTATTAACATTTATGGATGGCGGTCTTCAGGTGTCAACCATGTGCTCATTTTCGAAATCGACCCAAGAAATCATTTAACAGAACAGCACCTTATGGAGATTGCAGCAATTTTTG GTGTGATCTGGGCTCTTAGTGTGCTTGGGTTCCTATATGCCCATGCTCTGTCCATCCCTCCATACACTGTTCCATTAGCACTACTGTGTTTCATGGTTCTCTTCCTTCTCAACCCATCGCGCACTTTCCATCATGAAGCACGCTTTTGGCTTCTTAAGAAACTG GGACGTGTTGTTTGTGCACCATTTTTCTTTGTGCAGTTTGCTGATTTCTGGCTGGGAGATCAGCTAAATACCCTTGTTCAGGTTCTTAAAGATTTCGAGTATAGCCTCTGTTTTTACATGCAGGGAATTGATTGGACTGACACAAGTAAAC CTGTAGATGATGCTGTGTGTATAGACAAGACAACCGTGGTGCGCAGCATTGTGGCATGCCTGCCTGCATGGTGGCGTTTTGCCCAGTGTCTCCGTCGTTATCGCGACACTCGAGAAATGTTCCCTCATCTAGTCAATGCCTTCAAATATTCAACAACGTTCTTTGTAGTAACATTTACATCCTTGACACATGTATATAGAg ATCAGTATCTGGACAGCATTAACAACCCATTCTTCTACATGTTGGTTGGTTCAATGGTGTTCAGTTCATGTTTTGTCTTCTGGTGGGACATGGTGATGGATTGGGGTCTTTTCGACAAGAATGCTGGAGAGTACAAATTCCTCCGTGAGGAACTGGTTTATTCATCGCCA tattattattactttgggATCGTAGAGGACTTCATTTTGAGGTTCAGCTGGACATTTTCACTGACCTTAACAGAGCTGAAAATTGCCAACAGTGAAATCATTGTCTCTATTTTGGCACCTCTTGAAGTGTTCAG GAGATTTATCTGGAACTTTTTCCGTCTGGAGAATGAGCACATCAACAACTGTGGTAAATTCCGAGCCGTTCGAGACATTTCCGTTATACCCATGGATGCATCAGATCAAGCACAA ATTGTTAAAATGATGGACGAAGCAGAGGGAGTTGTcaaccgaaagaaaaagaaggctgGCAGTAAACCAC
- the LOC113806522 gene encoding solute carrier family 53 member 1 isoform X1 produces MKFAEHLAAHITPEWRKQYISYEEMKAMLYAAVEQAPSPEVTEAEVITRYYARFDEQFFRVCDKELAKINTFFSEKMAEATRKYTTLKSDLQASKEQHGDGLRNRKGFTFLPKLNVPARKMQDLKLAFSEFYLSLILLQNYQNLNFTGFRKILKKHDKLMATTNGAKWREDNVDCSTFNTNKDIDKLIQEVEGTFTSELEQGDRGKAMKRLRVPPLGEAQSPWTTFKVGLFFGAFIVLVVSVILSGIFHWDNHNIQIVLRLFRAPLMFILFLFLIGINIYGWRSSGVNHVLIFEIDPRNHLTEQHLMEIAAIFGVIWALSVLGFLYAHALSIPPYTVPLALLCFMVLFLLNPSRTFHHEARFWLLKKLGRVVCAPFFFVQFADFWLGDQLNTLVQVLKDFEYSLCFYMQGIDWTDTSKPVDDAVCIDKTTVVRSIVACLPAWWRFAQCLRRYRDTREMFPHLVNAFKYSTTFFVVTFTSLTHVYRDQYLDSINNPFFYMLVGSMVFSSCFVFWWDMVMDWGLFDKNAGEYKFLREELVYSSPYYYYFGIVEDFILRFSWTFSLTLTELKIANSEIIVSILAPLEVFRRFIWNFFRLENEHINNCGKFRAVRDISVIPMDASDQAQIVKMMDEAEGVVNRKKKKAGSKPRKANDTRPLLSEGSGGAGESVDEEANYLTVTSVELRNWFRGITGLRNTHTTNS; encoded by the exons ATGAAGTTCGCAGAGCACTTAGCAGCACACATCACTCCAGAATGGAGAAAACAGTACATCAGTTACGAGGAGATGAAG GCCATGTTATATGCAGCAGTGGAACAGGCACCATCACCAGAGGTCACAGAAGCAGAAGTTATAACAAGATACTATGCAAGATTTGATGAGCAGTTTTTCAGAGTATGTGATAAGGAACTTGCCAAAATCAATACCTTTTTCTCAG AAAAAATGGCAGAGGCTACCAGAAAATATACAACACTTAAATCAGACCTCCAGGCCTCGAAAGAGCAACATGGAGATGGCCTCAGGAACCGCAAAGGTTTCACTTTCCTTCCCAAGCTAAATGTCCCAGCAAGAAAGATGCAGGACCTGAAACTAGCCTTCTCCGAGTTCTACCTGAGTCTCATCCTCCTCCAGAACTACCAGAATTTAAATTTCACCGGCTTTAGGAAGATCTTGAAAAAACATGACAAG CTTATGGCCACAACTAATGGTGCCAAGTGGAGGGAAGACAATGTTGACTGCTCTACATtcaatacaaataaagatatcgATAAACTAATTCAGGAG GTTGAAGGAACTTTTACATCAGAGCTGGAGCAGGGAGATCGTGGCAAGGCAATGAAGAGACTGCGAGTCCCTCCATTAGGAGAAGCTCAGAGCCCATGGACAACATTTAAAGTTGGGCTTTTCTTTGGAGCCTTCATTGTACTTGTTGTGTCAGTCATTCTTTCAG GAATCTTCCACTGGGACAACCACAACATCCAAATTGTGCTGCGGTTATTCAGAGCGCCATTAATGTtcatcttgttcctcttccttattGGTATTAACATTTATGGATGGCGGTCTTCAGGTGTCAACCATGTGCTCATTTTCGAAATCGACCCAAGAAATCATTTAACAGAACAGCACCTTATGGAGATTGCAGCAATTTTTG GTGTGATCTGGGCTCTTAGTGTGCTTGGGTTCCTATATGCCCATGCTCTGTCCATCCCTCCATACACTGTTCCATTAGCACTACTGTGTTTCATGGTTCTCTTCCTTCTCAACCCATCGCGCACTTTCCATCATGAAGCACGCTTTTGGCTTCTTAAGAAACTG GGACGTGTTGTTTGTGCACCATTTTTCTTTGTGCAGTTTGCTGATTTCTGGCTGGGAGATCAGCTAAATACCCTTGTTCAGGTTCTTAAAGATTTCGAGTATAGCCTCTGTTTTTACATGCAGGGAATTGATTGGACTGACACAAGTAAAC CTGTAGATGATGCTGTGTGTATAGACAAGACAACCGTGGTGCGCAGCATTGTGGCATGCCTGCCTGCATGGTGGCGTTTTGCCCAGTGTCTCCGTCGTTATCGCGACACTCGAGAAATGTTCCCTCATCTAGTCAATGCCTTCAAATATTCAACAACGTTCTTTGTAGTAACATTTACATCCTTGACACATGTATATAGAg ATCAGTATCTGGACAGCATTAACAACCCATTCTTCTACATGTTGGTTGGTTCAATGGTGTTCAGTTCATGTTTTGTCTTCTGGTGGGACATGGTGATGGATTGGGGTCTTTTCGACAAGAATGCTGGAGAGTACAAATTCCTCCGTGAGGAACTGGTTTATTCATCGCCA tattattattactttgggATCGTAGAGGACTTCATTTTGAGGTTCAGCTGGACATTTTCACTGACCTTAACAGAGCTGAAAATTGCCAACAGTGAAATCATTGTCTCTATTTTGGCACCTCTTGAAGTGTTCAG GAGATTTATCTGGAACTTTTTCCGTCTGGAGAATGAGCACATCAACAACTGTGGTAAATTCCGAGCCGTTCGAGACATTTCCGTTATACCCATGGATGCATCAGATCAAGCACAA ATTGTTAAAATGATGGACGAAGCAGAGGGAGTTGTcaaccgaaagaaaaagaaggctgGCAGTAAACCACGTAAGGCTAATGATACTCGGCCTTTGCTTAGTGAAGgaagtggtggtgctggtgagaGTGTTGACGAAGAGGCAAATTACCTTACCGTCACCTCTGTAGAGCTTCGCAACTGGTTCCGGGGCATAACAGGACTTCGCAACACACATACCACTAACTCTTAA